The following are encoded together in the Trachemys scripta elegans isolate TJP31775 chromosome 7, CAS_Tse_1.0, whole genome shotgun sequence genome:
- the APEH gene encoding acylamino-acid-releasing enzyme isoform X5 has protein sequence MAMSMRMFGCLSWSHSETHLLYVAERKRPKAESFFQSRAPELSSSCADERRDKAVKGEQFVYHDDWGEALVGKSIPALCVLDLESGNVSVLEGIPEHISPGQAFWSPGDMGVVFIGWWHEPFRLGLRHCTNRRSALFYVDLTGARCELLSDDTKAVWSPRLSPDQCRIVYLENGVLGPHQQCSCLRMYDWYTKVTSTVLDVVPRHSQGTFTGIYCPALPGLCWAADSQRVVLDTAQRSRQELLVVETLTGSVTSLTTGAPLGSWSLLTIDRDLLVARFSTPSCPPTLKVAFLPRAGQEAQVHWVCLEDVTPVPEISWVIRPLQPPPDQENPKYEGIDFEAILLQPSKGLGPRKLPLVVMPHGGPHSVCTASWMLYPAALCRIGFAVLLVNYRGSLGFGQDSVASLPGHVGCQDVKDVQYCVEQVLQEEPLDSARVALVGGSHGGFLACHLIGQYPGTYQACVARNPVVNMASMISGTDIPDWCLTEAGFPYAPNTLPDAFHWAEMLHKSPMQYVAQVRAPVLLLLGEEDRRVPPKQGLEYYRALKARGVPTRLLLYPRNSHALSGVEAEADGFMNMVLWLLQHLQC, from the exons ATGGCAATGTCTATGAGGATG TTTGGCTGCTTGTCCTGGTCGCACTCGGAGACTCACCTGCTTTACGTGGCTGAGAGGAAACGGCCCAAGGCCGAGTCCTTCttccagagcagagccccggagctgagcagcagctgtgctgatgaGAGACGCGACAAGGCTGTCAAG GGGGAGCAGTTCGTTTACCACGACGACTGGGGCGAGGCACTGGTGGGCAAGAGCATCCCGGCCCTGTGCGTGCTGGATCTGGAGAGTGGCAATGTCTCAGTGCTGGAGGGCATCCCGGAGCACATCTCCCCTGGGCAG GCCTTCTGGTCTCCTGGTGACATGGGTGTGGTGTTCATAGGCTGGTGGCATGAGCCCTTCCGCCTGGGCCTGCGGCACTGCACTAACCGCAG GTCAGCACTGTTCTATGTGGACCTGACAGGAGCGAGGTGTG AGCTGCTGTCAGATGACACCAAGGCTGTGTGGTCCCCACGCCTGAGCCCTGACCAGTGCCGCATTGTGTACCTGGAGAACGGCGTACTCGGGCCccaccagcagtgcagctgcCTCCGCATG TATGACTGGTACACGAAGGTCACCTCCACCGTGCTGGATGTCGTGCCCCGGCACAGCCAGG GAACGTTCACAGGGATCTATTGCCCAGCGCTGCCGGGACTGTGCTGGGCAGCCGATAGCCAGAGGGTCGTGCTGGACACCGCTCAGCGCAGCCGGCAG GAGCTGCTTGTGGTGGAGACGCTGACTGGCAGCGTGACCTCCCTAACGACCG GTGCCCCCCTGGGCAGCTGGTCTCTCCTCACCATTGACCGGGATCTCCTGGTGGCCAGGTTCTCaacccccagctgcccccccaCATTG AAGGTGGCCTTCCTCCCCAGGGCCGGGCAGGAGGCCCAGGTGCACTGGGTGTGTCTGGAGGATGTGACCCCTGTCCCAGAGATCAGCTGGGTGATCcggcccctgcagccccccccagACCAAGAGAACCCAAAGTATG AGGGTATTGATTTCGAAGCCATCCTGCTACAGCCCAGCAAGGGGCTAGGTCCAAGGAAGCTGCCCCTGGTGGTCATGCCCCATG GAGGCCCACACTCCGTCTGCACAGCCAGCTGGATGCTGTACCCCGCGGCGCTCTGCAGGATCGGCTTCGCTGTGCTCCTGG TGAATTACCGCGGTTCGCTGGGCTTTGGCCAGGACAGCGTCGCCTCCCTGCCCGGCCACGTGGGCTGCCAGGATGTCAAAGACGTGCAG TACTGCGTGGAGCAGGTGCTGCAGGAGGAGCCCCTAGACTCAGCGCGGGTGGCACTAGTGGGTGGCTCACATGGGGGCTTCCTTGCTTGCCACCTCATCGGCCAGTACCCAGGCACCTACCAGGCCTGTGTGGCAAGGAACCCGGTCGTCAACATGGCCTCCATGATCAGCGGCACTGACATCCCGGACTG GTGTCTGACTGAGGCCGGCTTCCCCTATGCACCCAACACCCTCCCGGATGCCTTCCACTGGGCAGAGATGCTCCACAAGTCACCCATGCAGTACGTCGCCCAG GTCCGGGCAcctgtgctcctgctgctgggagaagaggaCAGGCGTGTCCCCCCCAAGCAGGGGCTGGAGTACTACCGTGCTCTCAAGGCCAGGGGCGTTCCTACCCG GCTGCTGCTGTACCCTAGGAACAGCCATGCGCTCTCCGGCGTTGAGGCTGAGGCTGATGGCTTTATGAACATGGTGCTCTGGCTGCTCCAGCACCTGCAGTGCTGA